The following proteins are co-located in the Microplitis demolitor isolate Queensland-Clemson2020A chromosome 5, iyMicDemo2.1a, whole genome shotgun sequence genome:
- the LOC103569661 gene encoding skin secretory protein xP2-like, producing the protein MTRNSLLEIVEPPPAPEPAPPTPEIAPPTPSPTPSSAEPSTVTSTPAVTPAPSPIPPAEAPPAAPTPAEAAPSPAPPADGAAPPTEGAEGAAPAPPVEGAAPPAEGAAPPADGAAPPAEGAAPPADGAAPPAEGAAPPAEGAAPPAEGAAPPAEGTAPPADGAAPPAEGAPPAPADGAAPAPAEGAAPAEGAPPAEATPAAPPAAPAETPAAPPAEAPAPPAPEAAPAPAEPAAS; encoded by the exons ATGACACGTAATTCACTTCTCGAGATC gtGGAACCGCCACCAGCCCCAGAACCAGCTCCTCCGACACCTGAAATTGCTCCTCCAACACCATCGCCCACACCGTCATCAGCAGAGCCATCAACCGTAACATCAACTCCCGCAGTGACACCAGCGCCATCACCAATACCTCCGGCAGAAGCACCTCCTGCTGCGCCAACGCCCGCTGAAGCCGCACCTTCGCCCGCACCACCCGCAGATGGAGCTGCACCCCCTACAG aAGGAGCTGAAGGTGCGGCACCAGCACCTCCAGTAGAAGGAGCTGCTCCACCAGCAGAAGGAGCTGCTCCACCAGCAGACGGCGCTGCTCCACCAGCAGAAGGCGCAGCTCCACCAGCAGACGGTGCTGCACCACCTGCAGAAGGTGCAGCACCACCGGCAGAAGGTGCAGCCCCACCAGCAGAAGGCGCAGCTCCACCAGCAGAAGGCACAGCCCCACCAGCAGACGGCGCTGCACCACCTGCAGAAGGTGCACCTCCAGCACCTGCCGATGGTGCTGCTCCTGCTCCCGCAGAAGGAGCAGCGCCAGCTgaag gGGCACCTCCAGCTGAAGCAACACCCGCGGCACCACCAGCTGCTCCAGCAGAAACACCAGCTGCACCTCCTGCAGAAGCTCCTGCTCCACCAGCTCCTGAAGCTGCTCCTGCACCTGCAGAGC cagCCGCATCGTAA